One genomic region from Bacteroidota bacterium encodes:
- a CDS encoding helix-turn-helix transcriptional regulator: protein MTIRESFGEYIKKLREEHKLPLRKVASVLDLDPSTLSKIERGERIANKEMLPLLAELFNESEKILGLILFSDKVAYQIMEEENPNEILKIAEEKIQYLKEKNIKQGSLNLK, encoded by the coding sequence ATGACGATTAGAGAATCATTTGGAGAGTATATTAAGAAACTTAGGGAAGAACACAAACTGCCGCTTAGAAAAGTGGCTTCTGTATTAGATCTTGACCCTTCAACATTGAGTAAAATTGAAAGAGGAGAAAGAATTGCAAACAAAGAAATGTTGCCACTACTTGCTGAATTATTTAACGAAAGTGAAAAAATTTTGGGACTTATCTTATTTAGCGACAAAGTTGCTTATCAAATAATGGAAGAGGAAAATCCTAATGAAATATTGAAAATAGCAGAAGAAAAAATTCAATACTTAAAAGAAAAGAATATTAAACAAGGCTCACTTAATCTCAAATAA
- a CDS encoding PQQ-binding-like beta-propeller repeat protein — protein MLKKNSHTKFWSSIAIISGIFTFIICFLIIANYFQINRLDPVNTEVINSLIDRLNTNSADEQLENEIRELDLLARKAYFTNRWQIKNGGYLLLIFSSILIIALQVLKYNEKISPILIDENEKTAIKEKARKWILSGGVLIAISALFVSYISYEKLGKKFESEAVSANIEIQTVEIHKPELQVQKIEETFRQKELPKEATKGEKVENVVLKEERENKPVEIEHKRKEISFAEIEKNFPNFRGPKGLGISYHKNIPTNWDGTDGTNILWKAAIPLQGYNSPIVWGKYVFLAGANSLNRQIFCFEVSSGKLLWTYDVKGISGSPAKSPKVTNDTGHSAPTLATDGKMVYAIFANGDVVALNYNGTKIWNKNLGVPDNHYGHSSSLLVCDEKIIVQFDHKKEASIMALSAKSGDIVWSTERDVRVSWASPVLAENNSKIEIILLSEPYLASYDLSTGNELWKIDCMTGEVGPSVAYLDGVVYALNEYASLVAVDITGEPKILWEDYDYLSDVPSPIAYKNYLFVATSYGAVACYDAKTGKKFWEHEFNNGFYSSPILVENKIYLIDILGVTHIFSADKEFKIIAEPKLGEKVVSTPAFANGKIFIRTDKNLYCIGEK, from the coding sequence ATGTTAAAAAAAAATAGCCACACAAAATTCTGGAGCTCAATTGCAATAATTTCAGGAATATTTACTTTCATTATTTGCTTTTTAATTATTGCTAACTATTTTCAAATAAATAGATTAGACCCTGTAAATACTGAGGTTATTAACTCTCTTATTGATAGATTAAACACAAATTCTGCCGACGAACAATTAGAAAATGAAATAAGAGAACTTGATTTGTTAGCAAGAAAAGCATACTTCACCAATAGATGGCAAATCAAGAATGGCGGATATTTGTTGCTGATTTTTAGCTCAATTTTAATAATTGCCCTTCAAGTTTTAAAATACAATGAAAAAATATCACCTATTTTAATAGACGAAAATGAAAAAACAGCTATAAAGGAAAAAGCCAGAAAGTGGATTTTATCTGGTGGAGTTTTGATAGCTATTTCCGCACTATTTGTTTCATATATTTCTTATGAAAAATTGGGAAAAAAATTTGAAAGTGAAGCAGTTTCAGCAAATATTGAAATTCAAACAGTTGAAATTCACAAGCCTGAATTGCAAGTTCAAAAAATTGAGGAAACATTTCGGCAAAAAGAATTGCCAAAAGAAGCTACAAAAGGTGAGAAAGTTGAAAATGTAGTTTTGAAAGAAGAAAGAGAAAATAAACCAGTAGAGATAGAGCATAAAAGAAAGGAAATTTCATTTGCTGAAATTGAGAAGAATTTTCCGAATTTTAGAGGTCCAAAAGGTCTTGGAATATCATATCATAAAAACATTCCAACAAATTGGGACGGAACCGATGGTACAAATATTTTATGGAAGGCAGCCATTCCTTTGCAAGGTTACAATTCTCCAATTGTTTGGGGTAAGTATGTTTTTCTTGCTGGTGCAAATTCATTGAATCGACAGATTTTTTGTTTTGAAGTTTCTTCAGGGAAATTGCTCTGGACTTACGATGTGAAAGGGATTTCAGGTTCGCCTGCCAAATCTCCCAAAGTTACGAACGATACAGGGCATTCAGCACCAACGCTTGCAACTGACGGAAAAATGGTTTATGCTATTTTTGCTAATGGCGATGTTGTTGCACTAAATTATAATGGGACGAAAATTTGGAATAAAAATCTTGGTGTTCCTGACAATCATTATGGGCATTCATCTTCATTATTAGTTTGCGACGAAAAAATTATTGTTCAGTTCGATCATAAAAAAGAGGCGAGTATCATGGCACTTTCTGCCAAGTCTGGAGACATTGTGTGGAGTACGGAGCGAGACGTGCGGGTTTCCTGGGCATCGCCGGTTTTGGCTGAGAATAATTCAAAAATTGAAATAATTTTACTTTCAGAGCCATATCTTGCTTCTTATGATTTATCGACTGGTAACGAACTTTGGAAAATCGATTGTATGACCGGCGAAGTGGGGCCATCGGTTGCTTATTTAGATGGAGTTGTTTATGCCCTTAACGAATATGCCAGCCTCGTAGCTGTTGATATTACGGGTGAACCGAAAATCTTGTGGGAAGACTACGATTATCTTTCCGATGTGCCAAGCCCCATAGCCTACAAAAATTATCTTTTCGTTGCAACCAGCTATGGTGCAGTAGCTTGCTACGATGCAAAAACAGGCAAAAAGTTTTGGGAACATGAGTTCAACAATGGATTTTATTCATCACCAATATTGGTTGAGAACAAAATTTATCTTATTGATATCTTAGGAGTTACTCACATTTTTTCTGCCGACAAAGAATTTAAAATAATTGCAGAACCAAAACTAGGAGAAAAAGTTGTTAGCACTCCGGCTTTTGCTAATGGTAAAATTTTTATCAGGACAGACAAAAATTTGTATTGTATTGGTGAGAAGTGA